A DNA window from Ornithodoros turicata isolate Travis chromosome 10, ASM3712646v1, whole genome shotgun sequence contains the following coding sequences:
- the LOC135371053 gene encoding uncharacterized protein LOC135371053 encodes MPSDRSTPEHNGIITRRVTPGPVAENDADVISNTKHEEWTTSKKVVNHKTRQTETRVQRQVVLEDGKVIADSGPQITTRTTEDNKVEESEDTQHKKTGDDRAPDGYVPIPGSEKVVCEKTETHHVMKESKEENMKMHDERIRDLSKPEEIHRMALMVPGESPLVGISPGQYPGKVTHYSSRCKKVSDTDEVKEFSEQKGGEVTTQTTRTHHHEEVDDDEVPEDEAEGKGLPAIETETRRNYEYLHDGDEHDKLSDRQRKEKEMRFLTTGEPAERRDPVTRRALSLQEEEEIRNSVTNRWLEDHFGSDQSDDDPVRPHSGGNIINIRMTDKRTPTPPSRRDSPEVIYTMPYFKSPNQEPVVRESVSPYQPSTLQSSRVQKTSYHLGEHERNVEKTNVKNVWKSSPSIYHDLTRDLDDASSVTYRREGGAYKDLESSYRPAERSTIVGNSIFTREDRRQHHTSQTLDDSRIRRHDSFHQTATSTPKRPVHRSQSTRVPDRTSSQPTPHWTNFTLPRGPNGRVRTFTEYTSRTSRGVQADLEEPTITPTSRQTVRTVKETQSLPRHTHTHHHHRHHTHHQNHEERQRHDTRSPESNASSTMSRPSKTFYFGDKTDVSFHNKHRPNYFTIEKDRSVQPPRGFSSDRYYSVEDLTGRSYTNSHTQSVKKTSYQDRQRNVHATPPTSPPPRLIKVTNGRLSSPPVPPPPPPFQYEKLSRPIRTASPVVNPPTFTPLLSPTEIKRQQSSSMSNLSRDRYDTTQEYRTATSRTTKKEYRVPGPTVVEVRNWNNR; translated from the exons ATGCCTTCAGACCGAAGCACCCCAGAACACAATGGAATCATTACACGTCGAGTGACACCCGGACCCGTCGCAGAAAAT GATGCTGACGTCATTTCCAATACGAAGCACG AGGAATGGACGACGTCAAAGAAGGTCGTCAATCACAAGACACGACAG ACGGAAACACGGGTGCAACGGCAGGTTGTCCTGGAAGACGGCAAGGTGATCGCCGACTCTGGTCCGCAGATTACGACCAGGACAACGGAGGACAACAAGGTTGAAGAATCAGAAGACACACAG CACAAGAAGACAGGAGACGACCGTGCTCCAGATGGTTATGTACCAATCCCTGGTTCCGAGAAAGTAGTATGCGAGAAGACAGAGACCCACCACGTTATGAAGGAGTCCAAAGAagagaacatgaaaatgcacGACGAGAGGATCAGGGATCTTTCGAAACCG GAGGAGATCCATCGGATGGCGCTCATGGTTCCTGGCGAATCGCCTCTAGTAGGAATTTCACCAGGACAGTATCCAGGAAAGGTGACGCACTACAGCAGCCGTTGCAAGAAGGTTAGCGACACGGACGAAGTGAAAGAGTTCTCGGAGCAGAAGGGCGGAGAGGTTACCACCCAGACAACCAGGACGCACCACCACGAAGAAGTCGACGACGACGAG GTTCCAGAAGACGAAGCTGAAGGTAAGGGCTTACCAGCcatcgaaaccgaaacaagacGAAACTACGAGTACCTTCATGACGGAGACGAACACGATAAGCTTTCTGACAGACAACGCAAGGAGAAGGAAATGCGATTCCTTACGACAGGAGAACCAGCAGAGCGTCGAGACCCCGTAACTCGCAGGGCTCTCAGTctccaagaagaagaagagatcAGAAACTCAGTAACAAATCGCTGGCTCGAAGACCACTTTGGTTCGGACCAATCAGACGACGACCCGGTTAGACCGCACTCTGGTGGCAATATCATAAACATACGAATGACCGATAAAAGAACTCCAACGCCACCGTCCAGAAGGGACTCTCCAGAGGTTATTTACACTATGCCTTACTTCAAGTCCCCCAATCAGGAGCCAGTAGTGCGTGAATCCGTCAGTCCGTACCAGCCCTCAACGCTGCAGAGTAGTAGGGTTCAAAAGACGTCGTATCATCTTGGTGAACACGAAAGGAACGTAGAGAAGACCAACGTGAAAAACGTCTGGAAGTCGAGTCCCTCGATATACCACGATCTAACGCGAGACTTGGACGACGCCTCGTCTGTCACGTACAGGAGAGAAGGTGGAGCGTACAAGGACCTGGAGAGCAGCTACAGGCCAGCAGAAAGGTCCACCATAGTAGGCAACAGCATCTTTACCAGAGAGGACCGCAGACAGCACCATACCAGCCAAACGTTGGATGACAGCAGGATTCGGAGGCACGACTCCTTCCATCAGACGGCTACGAGCACCCCTAAGCGACCTGTCCACCGGTCACAGTCTACCCGTGTACCTGACAGGACTAGCAGCCAGCCCACGCCTCACTGGACAAACTTCACCCTCCCCAGAGGTCCGAACGGCCGCGTCAGAACATTCACGGAGTACACGTCAAGGACCAGCCGCGGCGTTCAGGCTGATCTTGAGGAACCAACAATTACCCCAACATCCCGCCAGACAGTCCGCACGGTCAAAGAAACGCAGAGCTTGCCCCGCCACACTCAcactcatcaccaccaccgtcaCCACACACATCACCAAAACCACGAGGAACGTCAGAGACACGACACCAGGAGCCCAGAGTCTAACGCGTCGTCTACGATGTCGCGCCCATCCAAGACATTCTACTTCGGTGACAAGACGGACGTGAGCTTTCACAACAAGCATCGTCCAAACTACTTCACGATTGAAAAAGATCGCTCAGTGCAGCCGCCTCGAGGCTTCAGTTCGGACCGGTATTACTCCGTCGAAGACTTAACCGGCCGATCTTACACCAACAGTCACACGCAGTCGGTAAAGAAGACCAGCTACCAGGATAGACAACGTAACGTGCACGCTACACCGCCTACGAGTCCACCACCCAGGCTAATTAAAGTGACCAACGGTCGCTTGTCTTCGCCGCCCGTGCCTCCGCCTCCTCCGCCGTTCCAGTACGAGAAGCTAAGCCGGCCGATAAGGACGGCATCACCAGTAGTGAACCCTCCGACTTTCACTCCTTTGTTAAGTCCCACGGAGATAAAGAGACAGCAATCGAGTTCGATGAGCAACCTGTCTCGAGATCGATATGACACGACCCAGGAGTACCGCACCGCGACGTCCAGGACCACGAAGAAGGAATACAGAGTTCCAGGGCCGACAGTCGTTGAGGTGCGGAACTGGAATAACCGATAA